Within Terriglobales bacterium, the genomic segment TGGGCCTGGAGCGCATCCCCGGCGCCGACGACTATTGGCTCAAGGTGCAGGTGCCCAAAGACCTAGCCAAGTACGTGGCCTTCAAGGGTTCGATCTCCATCGAGGGCATCAGCCTGACCGTGGCCAAGATCCAGGGCACGATGCTGACCGTGGCCATCATTCCGCACACCTGGAAGATGACCAACCTGCGCTCGCTGAAGAAGGGCGACCCGATGAACCTGGAAGCCGACGTCCTGGCCAAGTACGCGGAGAAGATGCTGCGGGGCGAGGAAGCGCCCGGCGGAGTGACGCTGGAGCGGCTGATCTCTGAGGGTTTCTAGTTTCTCGTTTCTAGTTTCTAGTCCGTGTGAGCATTGCGGTCTACTCTCAGTGCTTTTCCGCGGCTTCCACGGAATCTATCTCATGGCCAGCTAGCCGCAGCGGCCTGGTACGGCCACAAGCGCTCACCCAGACCCAGGCGCTGCCAACGGAATCGGCATAGATGAGATACGTTTCGCCCTCTTTGAAGGGATAATCACAAGAGCCTTGGGTCACAGCCAGCGTACCGTGAACGTCGCCCTTGTAGACCTGCTCGACGGAGATATGAACCCCTGGGAAGCTGAAGAATGACCGACCAGCCGCGCCTGCGGCACGGGGAGTGGGGGACTGAAGTGGATGTCTCTGCCCGTTCCAGAGCACTATCCACCCCACTATCTTGCGGTCTGGGTCCTCGATGGCCTTGCCGACAAACACGGCCGCAGCATTCGAGAAAGCCTGGGAGGACGTTGGCTGACTCCTGCACATGCACGCCCTGACGGGTGGAGCACAGAGCAAGGACAGCAGCAAAATCGGGGGAGACAGACGTGCGAAGCGCGGGGTCATTCCAGTTCTCCTGGCGACTTAGGGCCGGGCGGCATAGCCGGGATCGCCCGGCTGGAGCTTGCCGGGAACGACCAGCGCGTCGAGGTTGAAGAACTCCTGCAGGATGGGGTGCTGGCTGCGCTCCATCTCCTCCACCGGGCCGAAGAAGATGCACTTCCCTTCGTGCAGGAAGATGACGCGGTCGGCCAGCTTCTGCGCCAGGCGCATGTCGTGGGTGACCACGATGGAGGTCAAGCGGAGCTGGTACTTGAGCTTCTTGATGAGGTCGCCGAGAAGCTGGGCCATGAGCGGGTCCACCATGGTGGTGGGCTCGTCGTAGAGGATGCAGTCGGGCTGGGCGGAAAGCGCGCGCGCGATGGCCACCGAGCGCTTCATCCCGGTGGAGAGGTCGGAGGGCAGCAGCTCGCGGTACTGCTTGACGCCCACCATCTCCAGCAACCCGTCCACCACCTGGTAGATCTGCTCTTCGTCCAGGTCGCGGCGCTCGCGCAGCGGGAATGCGACGTTCTCGCCCACGGTGAGCGAATCGAAGAGGGCCCCGTTCTGGAAGACCATGGTGACCTTCTTGCGGATGCGCTGCAGGTCGGGCTCGGCGTAGTCGGTGATGTCCTCGTAGGCCACCCAGATGCGGCCGGCGTCGGGCTTGAGGAAGCCCATGATGTGGTGCAGCGAGACCGACTTGCCCACACCGCTGCGCCCCAGGATGCACACCGTCTCGCCCGGCACCACGTCGAAGCTGACGTGGTCGAGCACCCGGTTCTCGCCGAAGGCCTTGGAGACCTCCTTGAACTCGATGAAGGGCTTGGGCGATTCGCCCGGGGAACTCGGGTTCCGGCTCAGATCATTCATGGTGTTCGCTTCTCGCGCCGGCGGGCGGCGCGCTCCAGGTCTTCCCGTGTGTTGAGATTGTCGAACATCTCGGGGAGAAATTCAAACCGCGCCAGCTCTTCTTCCTCCAGCACGCGCAGCGGGAGCGCGGAGAACAAGGGATCGATCTTGTTACGCCCCTGCCGCAAGGCGGCCTCGGCGGTCTCCCGGAAA encodes:
- a CDS encoding ATP-binding cassette domain-containing protein — its product is MNDLSRNPSSPGESPKPFIEFKEVSKAFGENRVLDHVSFDVVPGETVCILGRSGVGKSVSLHHIMGFLKPDAGRIWVAYEDITDYAEPDLQRIRKKVTMVFQNGALFDSLTVGENVAFPLRERRDLDEEQIYQVVDGLLEMVGVKQYRELLPSDLSTGMKRSVAIARALSAQPDCILYDEPTTMVDPLMAQLLGDLIKKLKYQLRLTSIVVTHDMRLAQKLADRVIFLHEGKCIFFGPVEEMERSQHPILQEFFNLDALVVPGKLQPGDPGYAARP